GTCTACAAGGTTGCCTATCTCTGCGGGTATGTTTCCAGAAATTTGGTTTCTACCAAAGCTTAACCGCTGAAGCTTTGTTGAAAGGCTGCCTACTGTCCTTGGCAAACTTCCATTCAGGATATTCCCATCCACTGATAATATTAACAACTGACTGCAATTGGTCAGAGAGGTAAGGAAGGCCCAGTCACCAGCTTCGAGTGTGTTGTTTCCTAGAAGCAGTATGCTCAAGTCTGACAAGAATCCTAGAGATGGCACCACCCCAGTCAGCAGGTTGCTTGAAAGATCAAGCGCTTGCAGCTTTGACATGTTCGTCAGAGAATCTGGGACCGACCCACGAAATTGGTTGAGTCCCATTGCCAATGTTTCAAGGTTCGGAAGTGAGTGGCCAATATCAGAAGGTATCTGTCCAATAAATGTGTTGTTGCGTAGGCTAAAGAATGTGAGTGATGACAGATTGTACAATGTGGCTGGGACATACCCCGAGAAGCTATTGTAACTTAGACCTAGCACTGTTAGGTTTGGAATTCGAGCCAATGTTTCTGGAATTGATCCTATTAAGATGTTTTGTGCTAGCAGGAGGGAGCGCAATGATGAAACATTACCCAAAGATGCTGGTACAGTACCAGAAAGTGAATTCTCTGTAAGATCGAGAAATTGCAGAGCATCCATCTTTCGGAAATGTGGGATAGGCCCGGAGAGAGCATTCGACCGGAGGTCAACAGCAACAAGTTTGGATGAGTTGAACAGATTAGTTGGAATCACCCCAGATAAGTTATTACGTGAGAGGATTATCTCACTGAGTGATGAACTATTTGATAAGAAATCAGGGATACCTCCGCCAAGAAAATTGTTTGCAAGGTTGACATATCTAAGAGATGCAGCTGTACCTAATGACAGAGGGATGTTACCTGCAAACATGTTGTCCGCAAGCATCAGAGTTTGGAGGCTATGAAGCTCACCTATCTCCCCAGGGATGGTACCTGAAAGCCTGTTGACTGTAAGATTCAGGGTTTGGAGGCTCTGAAGCTTACCTATCTCTTCAGGTATGCTTCCAGATAATCTATTGTAACTTAGATCTAGCATTGTTAGGTTTGGAATTCGAGCCAACGTTTCTGGAATTGATCCAGATAAGCCGTTTTCTGCTAGCAGGAGGTAACGTAAGGATGAAACATTGCCTAAAGATGCTGGTATAGTACCAGAAAGTGAATTCCCTGCAAGATGAAGAAATTGCAGAGCATCCATCTTTTGGAAATGTGGGATAGGCCCGGAGAGAGCATTCCACCGAAGATCAACACGGCGAAGTTTGGATGAGTTGAACAAATTAACTGGGATCACCCCAGCTAAGTTGTTCCGTGAGAGCATTATCACACGGAGTGATGAACTATTTGATAAGAAATCAGGGATACCTCCGCCAAGAAAATTGTTTGCAAGGTTGACATATCTAAGAGATGCAGCTGTACCTAATGACAGAGGGATGTTACCTGCAAGGTTGTTGCCCGCAAGATTCAGGGTTTGGAGGCTCTGAAGCTCAGCTATCTCATCAGGTATGCTTCCAGAAAATTGATTGCTTGGAAGGTCCATCTGTACTAGAGAACTAAGGGCTGCTACACAACTGGATAGTGTTCCTGTGAGCTGCGCAGACCTGAATTGGATGGACACGACACGGATTGGGGTGGCCGTGCTGCAGGTGACCCCTTGCCAGCTGCAGAAGTGAAGTGAGTCGTTGCGCCATGATCCAAGAACACCGGCAGGATCCCTGGAGATGCCAGATTTGAAGCAGAGAAGAGCTTGCCGGTCACTCTCGGATTTGTTGCTAGCTTGTGCTGATGTGGATACTATTGTGTTGGAGGACAGAAATATGAGGATGGCACAGAGAAGAAACAGTGCATGGTGGGATGGAGCAATCAGAGATTGGGTGTGAAAAACTTGAGGAGCCATGTCTCTGTTCTTGTTGTGATGGAGTATGTTGGTTAAATGCTTGGCGTGTGTGCTTAGATATGTGGTAGAAGGGTAAGGGAGTTGAAACTTCTTCTTGACTTTGACTTCAGGGCCGGCTTGTTTGGCTTGGTTCTATCCATGCCCCAGATGAACGAAAAGCGCCTGAGCACAAAACGAACTTGTGAGGTTTATATGTGGGTAAAGAAAACATGCGCAGAAACCAATCTATCAAAGTACAAATACTATCTATCCTCTGCTTGTTATACAATCTAAAACTTGTGCACCCCAAAATCCGCCAAATGGAAGTATTAAGTGAGCTGGATATTAGAAAAGGGCTGCTGGCTCCTCACTCACCATTATTTCTCCGCCATCaatgaacaaaaaaacataaatATTTGTATAGGTCATACGTCGCGGTTGGCTGTATGGTTCAGGAAGTACACTGTCATAAGCCCAAGCACAGCTTAGTTGACTCGGCAAAGTGCCAGGTCAGTTATCATGGACAAGAAGTGGGCATGCCATGACGCGGAAGACTCGGTCTGTCTTTGTCGCCCTTGCGGTGAAATTAATTAACGAGCTATCCCCGTCATCGAACTTGTTCAGAGATGAACTATCTGAGAATCTTAAAAGGAGGTGCTCGACAAAATTGAATCCATAACATGATGATACTAACGAGTAGCGGCGGTATATGCCCTCGACGGGACATCCATCATCTCCCACCGAATCTCCAAGAGAACCATCCTGAACGCTTAATGGTGCATCCTGAACGGTATGTTGCATGAAAAAGATGATCAGCAAAAGAGGATTATAGCTTATGTTATTATCTAGCCCCAAACTCATTTCCTATGCATATCCTTATTTTCTTTTAAAACCGATTACTAATGCAGGATGCACCATTAAGACACCTCCTTATAACATTAGCCATCAGCAGGTGCTTAATAAAATAAACCAGTTTCTTTAAGCATTGGTGTTTATCTTTATAAGAGGGATACCTAAATAAGCGCCTGTTATGTACAAATAAGCATGCTTAAGAACAAAAAATGATTAATTTCTCTAAGCGCATCTCTAAACACCTCGCATTATTGTACAAAGGCCTAAGAGGTGATAAACTAATAATTGGCAACAAATGGCGAAGTTTATTGGAGAACTTAACATGTTAGTTCATGGAAAAGAAAAACCTTTATATAGGGATTGACTactcgtcaccctgggtgaggaatagttaatcttcaaccccccccccccttcttaatttaccatcaatgcaccgtaattttacgttccgtaagttttgtcttatttccgacgtaaaaagagaccgtaagaaaatatataatcgtttTCCGTGCGGGGGGCGGCAGGAGATTGCGGGTGGCCATCGTTTTGAGGTggggaggggaggaaggggagtTTCTCCTTCGCGCGGCTGCTTCTCATCCCCGAGCGACGAGCGGGCTGCCGAAGCCGCTgaccggagaggagaggagaggatttGGGAGGAAGAAGGGTGGGGGTAAAGTGGTCATTTTCGTAGATATCTACTTACTCCTGTTTATTTATAAAATATTAGTATAAAAGAAAAGCAAAAGATCCCTATCATTAAACAAGCAACACACCATGCTGACTCTTTATTTtatcttctactccctccattcaatATGAACGACATATGGACTAAAATGAgtaaacaaacacactaaaacgtggATATGTACATTCAATTCCGAGAAAAAGTTAGTAAAAGACCTTATATTTGTGAATAGAGGGAGTATAGATTTATGGAAATGATAAGTACCTGCACATGGCTAAAAGGACGTTTTTATGACAATTTTAGTGACGCGAGGATGGCAATTTTGACAAGTACGGCAATTTtcaggcaaaaaataaaaaccaAGGCGGATTtgccatgcttttccataaacttgCCATCCTCGGAAAATATAAATTATCacaaaaaacattcatttttccatgTGCACGTACCTAACGTTCGGTAGTTATCGGCGTCCTAAAATTATTGTTGCCGTCAACCTTCTTATAATTATAAGTACGTCACATGAATTCTTGCTTTGAAGAAGAGAGACTATGAGGTGGTTTGGAGCATGCAAAAAAACATGATTATTCATGTACAGAACTCCACAAATCTTTTATCTATGAGCATTCATAAAAAAACATCATGTTTCCTGATTCTTCAAAAATGTTTCTAAACTTTTTTACTCTCTTCGTTCTATATtagttgtcgctgatttagtacaacttttttTTTGGTCTGTCCTTTCTTTGTCTCCCTTTCTTTTCGTTttttcaaatattttatcacattttTTGCAACCTTTCATGATTTCtgaaaatggaacaatcaaaatacaTTTTCCTTTTCCCCATAATTCCTATTTTCTCTCCTTTTTATTGCTTTCGGTCTGATTAATAATACAGTAACACTTCATCTAACAAACCTCTTTGAGGCGGGTATAGGCAAGGGGCCAAATTTAGCTGGTTTTGAAAATTGAGTGTCAACTTTGTCTCATTTTTTCATGGACCAAAAGTTGACCAAAAAATAATGCTTTGCTTTATTAAGCTGGGCATAAGAATTTATGGGAGGAAAACACATTCATATATACAGTACCCTTAACAAAATTAACTAGTACAAGAATTTCGCCATACACATGGCTCAAGGTCAAAATAAAAATAATTCAACAAATATACAAGAAAAAaacagttgattctttttgtagccAATTATTGCCACTGCAAATCATATCTTTGTGCTCAAGCCTCAAAGTTTCTTCCAGTTTGTCAAATAGACAGGGTACTATGAAGAATGAACTTTACTTGTTAATACATTCTTAATAATAAAGAATCAGCATGCTCTAACAGAGCAGAAATATTCATCAATCGTCATCACAGTGTTCCAGAAAAGCGTCTCTTATAGCAGAAAGTTTTGCACAAACATCTTTCATTCCAGGTCTGTCCTTCGGAGATTCCATGGTACATGACAGCCCAAGAGCAACCAGGGGGACAATATATCTCTGCGTCCATACACACCCTTGATTCTCCTCATGTCCCATACGAGGATCTAGAATCTCCGCGACTCTTTCAGGGAAAACATGGATTCAGAGAAAATGGGAAGGGTAAGTCCATCCACAAACATATCATCGGTTGGTCGTTTTCCGGTAAGCAACTCCAGCAGAAGCACTCCAaaactatatgcatcagctcctacGGAGATCTCGTAACCAGTCCCGTACTCTGCGAAGAAGCAATGCTTTAGAATAATGCACATACATTAAAGACAAAGCATAATTACGTGGAAATGGAAAAGCAAAACTCACCGGGTGCCATGTATCCAACTGTTCCTCCAACATCATCCAGGCTTTCAGGAATAAACATATCTGGTGACAAAAACTTTGCTGAGCCAAAATCACTGAGCCGCGCGGTCATGTCATCGTCCAAAATGATGTTCTCTGGCTTCAAATCACAATGGATCAAAGGAGGCGTTAGTTGGTTGTGGACATAATCAAGAGCAGAAGCCACATCTGCCGCTATGCATATCCTCTTGCCAAAGTTTAGCATTCTTCCTGGGATTCCATTGTGTTGCTCAGAGTGTAACCATCTGTCAAGGCTGCCATTAACCATGAACTTGAATATCAGCGCTTTGAACTCATGATTTTGTGAATCAAGTGTCGAGCATACAGTCACAGGACACATTATATTTCTATGGCGGGTGTTTCGTAGCACTTCACACTCAATAAAGTAACTATCACATCCGCCAGGTTCACTCAAGTTGAATACTTTGATGGCAACCAATCTCCTGTCGGACTTGAACCTACCAACATAAACTGATCCAGTACAAGTTGAGCTGATAGTATGAAGCGAAGAAACCAGTTGGTAGCTTTAAGAATGTCCTGATATGACACCCTCTTCAACTTCTTCTCATCGTTGAACGGAACTGTATGcatttctcttctcttctgatgTGCAAAAAAACGAAACATCTTCTTGGACACAGCAGCCAATTGTAAAAGTGAGAATACCGCTCTCTTCCAAAGAGTGGGTAGAAACCATAGCAAGACTAGGAAAGCAATAGTAAGTGGTGGTAGTACAATTAGCAGCAAGGTTGCCAGCGAGGACAAATGATGCTTTGTTTTATTTGCTGAAGCTGATATGCCAGGACAAATTGGTAATGCCAGCCTGGAGGAATTCGAACAGAGTCCCTTGTTATTATCCAAAAGTACTGCGGTAGAATTCTCAAAGATCCCACTTGTAGGAACAGCCCCTTCCAAGTTGTTGTAAGATAGATCAAGTTGCTCCAGCATATGAAGGTGCTCAAAGAATTCAGGCACGGCACCGGATAAGTCATTGTGAGAAAGATTAATCTGCACGGTTGATACTAACTGCCATCTTGCTGGAATTTGTCCATGAAACTTGTTTCCTTCCATGTGAAGGGATGTTGGACCAGCACCAGCACCAACTGTACCAAGTTCCAGTGGCAGTTCCCCAGTGAGATTGTTGTGTGAGAAGTCCAGACCGAGGGAGAATGGAGGGTTAGCAAAGAGTTCGAGTGGTATTGACCCATCAAAGTTGTTTCGAGACAAATTTAGTTCAAGAAGTCCCTTGCACTGACCTAACCTACCAGGTATGTTACCAGTCAACTTGTTATCACTAAGATAAAGCTTGCCCAGTTGAGTAATGCCACCAACTGAAGGAGGGATCTGACCTGATaatttgttctttgatagatttaGGATATATAGGTTTTGCAGCTTACCAATGGTAGAAGGTATGCTTCCAGAAAGAAAATTGCTTTCCATCATAAGGGAAGTGAGGTTAACAAGATTGCTAATCTCAACAGGTATGGAGCCCGAAATTTGGTTTGACGAAAGTGATAAATTTTGTAAACTTGTGGAAAGATTAACAACTGCTATAGGTAGGCTGCCATTCAGAGCATTCCCTTCCAAGGATAACCTTGTCAGTTGGGTGCAATTTGCTAGAGATCTAAGAAATGACCAGTCATGTGCTTCTAGGAAGTTGCTCCCCAAAACTAACTGACGCAAGTTTGCCAACGAACCAAGAGATGGCACAGAGCCATGTAACGAGTTGTTTGAAAGATCAAGTATTTGAAGATTTAACATGTTGGCTAGTGAAGCAGGGATCAGGCCCTCCAGCCTGTTGCTTCCCAGGATTAGGGAATGGAGGTTTGGTAGTGAGTAACCAATGTGAGATGGTATCTGTCCAACAAGGGCATTGGTGCCTACCCTAAAGTACTTGAGTGATGTCATGTCGTAAAGAGACAACGGGACACTCCCTGATAAACTGTTGGAACTTAGATCAAGCTCAAGCAGTTTTGTAATGTGACTCAAAGTCTCTGGAATTAATCCCGATAACCTATTTTGGCCGAGCAATATAGAAGTGAGGGATGAAACATTTCCTATCGTGGGAGGTATGCTTCCAGAGAGGAAGTTCTCTGTCAGGCAAAGAAATTTGAGTGTTGTTACATTACGGAAGTGTGGGATTAGACCGATGAAAGAATTCGTCTGGAGATCAACCATAGAAAGCTTAGATGAGTTTTCAAACAAAGGAGAGGGGATCATTCCAGAGAGGTTATTACGTGGCAGTATAAGTGTGCTGAGTGAGGAGCAATTGGCCAATGAGAGAGGGATACCACCGGTCAGAGTGTTGTTTGCAAGATTGACATAGCTAAGGGAATTGCTAGTGCCTATGGAATCAGGGATGTTACCTCCAAGACTGTTGCTGGCAAGATTCAGCGTATGAAGGTTTGGAAGCTTACCCAACTCTTCAGGGATGGTTCCCGACAGATCATTACCGGCAAGGTTCATCGATGACAGAAACGTTAAGTTACCTACACATCCAGAAATTTTCCCACTGAGACGAGCAGAGGTGACATTAAGAGAGACCACCCGGGGTGGAAACTTTGTGCTGCAAATGACCCCTTTCCAGCTGCAAAAGTTCAGTGAGTCATCACTCCATGAATTTAGGATGCCAAGGGGATAAGAGTTGATGCCAGACTTGAAGCAAAGGAGGGCTTGGTGATCAGTCTCGGACTTGTTTTCTTGCGCTGCTTCGAGTGTTGTAGTGTTGAAGGAGAAAAGGATGAGAAAAATACAGAGCAGAGGCAAAAATGAGGGCATGATGTTCAAAGCTTGCAGGATGTGGAAGAACCAGGAAGTTGGGAGAACTTTAGTTTGGAGCTTGGGCGATCTTGTGTGTAGAATGTAGATGCCATTTAAAGTATTTGTCTGCCGGAAGGAATGGGCCTGGAGTTATGCTAGACTATTGACTTGACTTAACAAACAATGGCGGGCTGTCTCGCCCTCAACGTGTTGCGAGGGTAAAGAAAAGTAGAAGAATGAAACAAATATCTGTCAAAGAAAACGTGTGCAGGCTGAGTAATGGATTGTGACTAGTAGAATCGCAGTAATAAGCAAAATAAAAACTGGAAGAGGAAAGGTGAATGATTTTGACAGCGACACAAGGATGCTGTAAGACTAATCCTGGCTCATACTACATGATTGCAACCTGCGGAGCGCACATCAAACAGACAGGATAATCAACCCCAAGGGGCGACACCAAGGCAAACCAAGCCATTGACAGCCACTGAAGTTGTGAGATTTGGTAGCATCGACCCAAGACCAGATACAGAAACCTGAACCACTCAAAGTGATTACACATTTCTTCACAGAAGAAACGAATTCTGCATTGCAACTTCGCGTTGCACTAACATGCTTCACAATTGGACCTGAATGTGTAAACGTAGCATGGAACAATGGAATTCCGAGTAGATAACCTCATTTCATCTAATTTAGCATGGAAAATTGGGAACCGAACTGCAGGGCTTACCTCATACAAGGCGCAGCTACTTACACTAGTTCCACACCCCCGACGCGAGGGTTGCTGCTGGGATTTGAGACTCCGAGGTTTCTCAAGGCGGAGGAGGCCGCGGGCGAGAGCGAATCCGACGAGCCGCGGGCCGCGCATCCGAACGGACAAACCCTAGGCGAGGCTCGCGCGGCGACGGCCAGTGGCGGCCTTTCACCGCGGCGCAACGAGCCGCGCGGACTGCTGGAGGTGGCGAGGAACGGCTGGAGGCGTTCGATGCATCTTAAAGTAACGGCTGGATTCCGTCAAGTAACGGAGTCCGAGCACGAGGATCCAACGGCTCAGAGTGCATCTTCGAGTTTACTGCTACATTGCGTGGCTACAGTTACTTTTCTGACAACTACCAGCCAGAAATGGATCACATTAGATTTAGGAGCTGTTCGGGAAGCCTCCAGCTCCGCTAGATTCAAAGATCGGCAGAGTATCTATTTCCTTGCTCCGTTACGGAATGGTAATATGTTTGAATACTCTTTGGATAAACAGTAAAATGTTTTTGTGGCAAACTTAAAGGAATGTCTGGAGTGCATGTAAATTTTATCACGAAATCGCATTGGTGGAAGGCGTGGCCAAAAAGAAAAATCGGCGCTCCAAAATGAGTTTGAAAGTACCGTTCCTATAGCATCGGGTTTTTTTGTTGCCATGCCTTCCACCATTGTGGTTTTGTGATGAATTTTTCTATGCACTTCAAACATTCCTTAAAGTTTGAGTTGTTTGAATTTGTTTTTTTAATTTACTATTCATCTAGGAGCATATGAGCTCGCGAGTAGATACTCCGTGTCCCATATATTCTTGCTTCTATCCAGGATGCGCTACCCTATTCCTATCAtctcctttcctttcctttccttttgGCACAACCGGTCGAGCCCTCTTTTCCTTCCCATCATTGATCCTCCCTTTTGACCTTTCGCATTTTTCTTTCTCGAATTCCTTGCTTGTGGAGTTGAAGGAACAACCTGAATCCTACGAAAGCCGAATTCGTGCCATTCCTCTTTTTTCCCCCGAATTCCTAACTTGCCGACCCGAGGAAAACAACCGCCCGATTTAAGAAAAAGCGGAAACGCGAAAACCACAGGCGccgggtttcatggtgctcctttTTTGAGTTCTCGATGTTTACAGAGcaatatgtttaaatttgaatacCTGCAAAAACATTTGACATTCTTGGCTCCGAAGGTAGAATCAAAACTGACGACCCTTGCATGAAACATGTGTAACTGACTAGTAGCATTTCAGCCAAGGTGAGTCGCTTCTTTGCATCGAATTTCCTAACGCTGAGTTGTGGAAACAGCCTGAATCCTGTGAAAACCCAGAAAGCCAAAGCCGCACCCTTACTTTTGCAAATTCTTGACTTGCAGAGTCAAGGAAACAAACCTGAATTTCAGGAAAGCTGGAAAGCGAAAGTCACAGCCCCCGAGTTTCCTGATGCTCCTATCTTGGTGTTTTTAGTATTAGTAGATGTTGAAATGTGCAAACCAGCAATATTTGACACCCGTGGGCTCATGGATCCAAGGAAAGAACCAAAATTGACAGCATCTGGTGTGAAGAATGCCTAACTAAATAGCTTTTCAGACAGGACAAATGCACCTCTACAGTTCAGTGAAAGAAAGTTTTGCAAGTGCTTGCACATTCGCTTTCAGGTGCTTAAAAAAACTCACATTGATGTGAGATAAAAAGTAAGATCTGCACCGCTGATTTTGGTGGTGCATAGCATAACGGTGGATAATTTTAGATACATAACTAAAACTGTTACAATTATATTCTGGGAGTGATACAGCTATAGTTTTGTACTATATaagcattagagtagtgtagtaacTGTGCTATCGAATATGTACATGGTATTTAACATCTGGTTGCATGCACATCCGACTAGTTGCCGCGGATCACAAGGTCTCAACAAATGCCTGTTTGATGGCAACAATCCTGGCACAAACATCATGCATCCCTGGTCTATCTTTCGGTGAGTCCATGGTGCACACCAGGCCAATGCTGAACAAAGGCATAATGTACTTTTGCATATGCAGGGAAAAGGCCGCCACATCCTCCTCGGATGGCATATGGGGATCTAGAACTTCAACGATTCTGTCAGGAAAGGCTAGGCCAACATACTTGTGAAGGCTGAGAGCGTCGCCGCATAGTGCGTCCGTTGGTCGAATTGCCGTGAGCATCTCCAGTAGCAGCACCCCGAAGCTGTACACGTCATAGCCTGTCGATATTTTGCATCCCATCCCGTATTCTGTAAAACAGGAGCAGTGCACATGATGCTTGGGAAACTAACGAAAACAAAGGGGGTCAGAGTTGAACTTGGCAGTCGTTTGAAAGAAAATAGAAGTCTAACTTACCAGGTGCGATATATCCAATCGTTCCTCTGACACCAACCAAGCCTTCTGCCCCACCAATACCTGAAGAGAGAAACTTGGCGGACCCGAAGTCACCGATGCGTGAGGTCATGTCGTAGTCCAGCAGAACATTGCCTGGCTTCAAGTCGCAGTGGATTAAAGGAGGTGTCAGCTGGTTGTGTACATAGTCCAGAGCAGCAGCCACATCAGCAGCAATACTTATCCGCTGACCCAAGCTTAGCAGCCTCCTTGGGCTGCCTCGGTGAGGCCTCGGATGTATCCACATGTCCAGGCTACCGTTTGCCATGAACTCGTATACAATAGCCTTGAATTCATTGCCCTCAAAATCTACCGTGGAGCACAGGGTGACAGCTTGAACCAGATTGCGGTGGCGGGTGTGTTTTAGCACTTCGCACTCGGTGAAAAAGCTATTTCTCGAACCTTGCTCGCTGAGATGGAATACCTTGATTGCCACTAGATCTGTATCAAACTCAAACCGACCAATGTAGACTGATGCTGTATGACTCGAGCTGATCCGGTTGACCAGAGAGAACCAATTGGTGGCTTTAAGAATGTCACTGTATGACACCCTCTTCATTGTCTCCATGAAGTTTTCAGATGGTTGAGTTATGGTCCCTTTCATAACAGTGACAGCAACACATAATAATGAGAACACAGCAATAGTAATTGGTGGAGCTATTATCAGCAGCAAGCGTGTATTGATCTTCCTTTTTGTTGCTGAGGTGGTGGGGCAAATGGGCAGTCCAAATATGGCAGAAGCTGTTTCACATAATCCTGCGTTACCATGCAGGAACACTGCAGTTGAATTTCCAAATATACCACCAGTCGGGATTGGCCCTTCAAATTTGTTGTATGATATATCAATATAATTTAAGCTGCTGAAGTTCCCGAAAAACTGTGGAACTTGACCAGTTAAATTGTTCCCAGACAGATCTATTCGCTGTATGCCCTTCAAAGCACTGAAAGACTGAGGAATAATTCCACTAAACATGTTCCCTTTCATGTCAAGGGATACCAATGTAACACACAGGCCAAGTGCAGAAGGAAGTTCACCAGATAATTTGTTGTTGGAAACACGTAGTAACCCAAGATTGATCAAGTTACCAATTTGCGGTGGTATCAACCCTGCCAGGTTATTGTTTGACAAGTCCAAAGCCAAGGCAAGGGAAGAAATATTGAGGAGTTCAACTGGTATAGATCCATCAAGATGGTTAAATGACAAGTCCAGCAAAAGCAACCTTTGGCATTGTCCTATATTTGCCGGTATGGCTCCAGACAACTCATTGTCATGAAGATAAAGCTCGCTGAGTTGAGCAAGATTACCAACGGTTGATGGAACTTTACCTGACAGCTTGTTTATGGATAGTTTTAGGACGAACAAGTTCCTCAAGTTCCAAACTGTCAGGGGAATTTGTCCTGAGAGCATGTTCTGGCCCATGTCAAGTAGAGCGAGGTTTACAAGGTTGCCTAT
The window above is part of the Triticum aestivum cultivar Chinese Spring chromosome 2A, IWGSC CS RefSeq v2.1, whole genome shotgun sequence genome. Proteins encoded here:
- the LOC123187234 gene encoding probable LRR receptor-like serine/threonine-protein kinase At3g47570 isoform X2; protein product: MAPQVFHTQSLIAPSHHALFLLCAILIFLSSNTIVSTSAQASNKSESDRQALLCFKSGISRDPAGVLGSWRNDSLHFCSWQGVTCSTATPIRVVSIQFRSAQLTGTLSSCVAALSSLVQMDLPSNQFSGSIPDEIAELQSLQTLNLAGNNLAGNIPLSLGTAASLRYVNLANNFLGGGIPDFLSNSSSLRVIMLSRNNLAGVIPVNLFNSSKLRRVDLRWNALSGPIPHFQKMDALQFLHLAGNSLSGTIPASLGNVSSLRYLLLAENGLSGSIPETLARIPNLTMLDLSYNRLSGSIPEEIGKLQSLQTLNLTVNRLSGTIPGEIGELHSLQTLMLADNMFAGNIPLSLGTAASLRYVNLANNFLGGGIPDFLSNSSSLSEIILSRNNLSGVIPTNLFNSSKLVAVDLRSNALSGPIPHFRKMDALQFLDLTENSLSGTVPASLGNVSSLRSLLLAQNILIGSIPETLARIPNLTVLGLSYNSFSGYVPATLYNLSSLTFFSLRNNTFIGQIPSDIGHSLPNLETLAMGLNQFRGSVPDSLTNMSKLQALDLSSNLLTGVVPSLGFLSDLSILLLGNNTLEAGDWAFLTSLTNCSQLLILSVDGNILNGSLPRTVGSLSTKLQRLSFGRNQISGNIPAEIGNLVDLALLDMGQNMLSGQIPPSVGNLSNLFILELSRNRLSGQIPSTVGNLPQLGQLYLDDNNLSGNIPVTIGQCKRLAMLNLSVNHLDGSIPRELLNISSLSLGLDLSNNNLTGLIPQEIGNLITLGLLDVSNNKLSGSLPSELGRCVTLLSLQMESNMLSGSIPQSFSALKGIQQIDLSENNLTGQVPQYFGNFSSLNYIDISYNKFEGPVPTGGIFGNTTAVSLQGNTGLCETAAAIFGLPICPTTSATKRKINTRLLLIIGPPVTIALFSFLCVAVTVMKGSKTQPTENFKETMKRVSYGDILKATNWFSLVNRISSSHTASVYIGRFEFETDLVAIKVFHLSEQGSRNGFFTECEVLKHTRHRNLVQAITMCSTVDFEGDEFKAIVYEFMANGSLDMWIHPRVHGGSPRRLLSIIANIWQLPKFGMPTFGIKPIMHNQLTPPLIHCDLKPGNVLLDYDMTSRIGDFGSAKFLSSGIGGPEGLVGVRGTIGYIAPEYGMGCKISTGGDVYGFGVLLLEMLTAMRPTGALCGNTLSLHKYVDLAFPERISEVLDPDMPFEEDPAAASLCMQKYIIPLVSIGLMCTMESPKDRPGMHDVCAKIVAIKEAFVETF
- the LOC123187234 gene encoding probable LRR receptor-like serine/threonine-protein kinase At3g47570 isoform X1 yields the protein MAPQVFRTQSLIVPSHHALSLLCAILVFLSSNTIIYTSAQASNKSESRQALLCFKDGISGDPLGVLRSWRNDSLNFCSWRGVTCSMTLPIRVVSIQFSSARLTGTLSRCIAGLSSLKKMELSSNQFSGRIPDKIGDLRSLQTLNLVGNNLVGNIPLSLGTAASLRYVNLANNSLSGAIPDSLANSSSLSAMILSRNNLAGVIPANLFNSSKLRLVDLRSNALSGPIPHFQKMDALRFLNLTGNSLSGTIPASLGNVSSLRSLLLAQNNLAGSIPETLGQIPNLRMLDLSYNSLSGYIPATLYNVSSLTLFSLGSNEFGGEIPSEIGHSFPNLKTLQMEGNHFHGSIPDSLSNMSKLQVLDLSSNSLSGVVPSLGSWANLSHVHLGNNKLKAGDWAFLVSLTNCSQLLRLSVDGNILNGNLPKAVGNLSIKLERLNFGRNQISGNIPAEIGNLVNLALLDMGQNMLSGQIPLTVWNLRNLFVLKLSINKLSGKVPSTVGNLAQLSELYLHDNELSGAIPANIGQCQRLLLLDLSFNHLDGSIPVELLNISSLALALDLSNNNLAGLIPPQIGNLINLGLLRVSNNKLSGELPSALGLCVTLVSLDMKGNMFSGIIPQSFSALKGIQRIDLSGNNLTGQVPQFFGNFSSLNYIDISYNKFEGPIPTGGIFGNSTAVFLHGNAGLCETASAIFGLPICPTTSATKRKINTRLLLIIAPPITIAVFSLLCVAVTVMKGTITQPSENFMETMKRVSYSDILKATNWFSLVNRISSSHTASVYIGRFEFDTDLVAIKVFHLSEQGSRNSFFTECEVLKHTRHRNLVQAVTLCSTVDFEGNEFKAIVYEFMANGSLDMWIHPRPHRGSPRRLLSLGQRISIAADVAAALDYVHNQLTPPLIHCDLKPGNVLLDYDMTSRIGDFGSAKFLSSGIGGAEGLVGVRGTIGYIAPEYGMGCKISTGYDVYSFGVLLLEMLTAIRPTDALCGDALSLHKYVGLAFPDRIVEVLDPHMPSEEDVAAFSLHMQKYIMPLFSIGLVCTMDSPKDRPGMHDVCARIVAIKQAFVETL